A window of Infirmifilum lucidum contains these coding sequences:
- a CDS encoding AbrB/MazE/SpoVT family DNA-binding domain-containing protein yields the protein MSEVIRVGRRYTIVIPKFARRELGIKEGDLLLLRVEGQKIVLEPKRSNPFKVLEDVIGDVYSEDRDERVAEEWLKNASS from the coding sequence ATGTCAGAAGTAATAAGAGTTGGAAGAAGGTATACGATTGTAATACCGAAATTCGCTAGGAGGGAGCTAGGCATAAAGGAAGGGGATCTACTCCTTCTCAGAGTCGAGGGCCAAAAAATAGTCCTGGAACCCAAGCGTTCAAACCCGTTTAAGGTTCTCGAAGATGTCATTGGAGACGTGTATAGCGAGGACAGAGATGAGAGGGTAGCCGAAGAGTGGTTGAAGAATGCCAGTAGCTGA
- a CDS encoding DUF4870 domain-containing protein translates to MSGTTLGLDEKVEAAISYLLFFVTGIVILLLEQKSYFVRFHAAQSTVTFIALYVLYVLAEFFPGERLLRALIAILYVIFWVVGIVKAYSGELYKFPVLGDIAEMLVGRR, encoded by the coding sequence GTGTCGGGAACGACGTTAGGGCTAGACGAGAAAGTTGAAGCAGCAATATCCTACCTCTTGTTCTTCGTCACAGGAATAGTAATCCTCTTGCTAGAGCAGAAGAGCTACTTCGTGCGATTTCACGCCGCACAGTCTACAGTCACGTTCATAGCACTCTACGTACTCTACGTGCTCGCAGAGTTTTTCCCAGGAGAACGGCTCTTAAGAGCTCTGATAGCCATTCTCTATGTGATTTTCTGGGTTGTCGGCATAGTAAAGGCCTATAGTGGCGAGCTGTACAAGTTCCCAGTCTTGGGGGACATTGCAGAGATGCTAGTAGGCAGACGCTAA
- a CDS encoding S16 family serine protease encodes MVRRISSLVTVAIVLSSLLLQAYPLQQLRVVGSAWVLAPAVSQTESGYVGSATNISVFVTEGWGDVYVSTYSLTQEDFQGAATTAARVVCSLLGLDFSRYNFYFKVKTDAVIVGGPSAGVAMAVAVYSALTGLPVNRSVAVTGMISPDGTVGPVGGVYEKAEAMASRGARLFLVPPGQGIVTTYRVVVRRIGPFEIYSTQPVTVNLTEYAMKNWGLRVVEVSTIEEALRYFFNVQFKPRAYANPAVSDAVVRKVSDIWSTLERIAVAELSSARSYVNSSPLTSFTKNALLNYLNTYAGSYLDTARRYRNNAGSILLLTSSIATSRWIKFIVDYSTGRKLETEVDNIREDISRYMSLVENLEARSFAELNYKVIAGDLVIRASRLFNSSASMWSSDPQGALQSLAYASALLEEAKLWIEGLPQGKPASAYQQASTYVAIARSTWPYVYSVLSEAGSPSVLLDYARTYYTAATSLYSSNRYFLASVAATRSIALAEAAMLDFQERASGSRVYLDISSRRALEIASATQDFLVAIYFYNQSLLASSDADRLAYLKLASELGSLVLDLAKSSSVAVQQPQVQQPGQQPQPSPQPTQPQPAKSIWDTIAEWLRDLYMRVALALEGLVKFLKGLFGR; translated from the coding sequence GTGGTTAGGAGGATCTCCTCCCTGGTTACTGTTGCAATTGTACTCAGCTCCCTCCTCTTGCAGGCGTACCCGTTGCAACAATTAAGGGTTGTTGGTTCAGCGTGGGTGCTTGCACCGGCAGTATCTCAGACGGAGAGCGGCTACGTTGGCTCGGCTACGAATATTAGCGTCTTTGTGACAGAGGGGTGGGGCGACGTCTACGTCTCGACGTACTCCCTGACCCAAGAGGACTTCCAGGGCGCGGCCACAACGGCGGCAAGGGTCGTCTGCAGTCTACTGGGACTCGACTTTAGCAGGTACAACTTCTACTTCAAGGTGAAGACGGACGCAGTGATCGTGGGCGGCCCCAGTGCAGGCGTCGCCATGGCTGTCGCAGTGTACTCCGCCCTCACAGGCCTGCCTGTGAACAGGTCTGTTGCCGTTACGGGCATGATATCTCCCGACGGCACTGTAGGGCCTGTTGGAGGGGTCTACGAGAAGGCCGAGGCCATGGCTTCTCGTGGCGCTAGGCTGTTCTTAGTCCCGCCGGGACAGGGTATCGTGACAACCTACAGGGTTGTCGTGCGGAGGATAGGCCCATTCGAGATATATTCGACTCAGCCTGTCACCGTAAACCTAACGGAGTACGCTATGAAGAACTGGGGCCTTCGTGTCGTAGAGGTTTCGACGATCGAGGAAGCCCTGCGTTATTTCTTCAACGTGCAGTTTAAGCCGCGCGCGTACGCCAACCCTGCTGTCAGCGACGCAGTAGTGAGGAAAGTTAGCGACATCTGGAGCACCCTTGAAAGGATTGCCGTCGCCGAGCTGAGCAGTGCCAGGTCATATGTGAACAGCTCCCCCCTCACTTCGTTCACCAAGAACGCTCTTCTCAACTACCTGAACACCTATGCTGGTTCGTACCTCGATACGGCGAGAAGGTACAGGAACAACGCCGGGAGCATACTCCTACTGACTTCGAGTATCGCAACGTCGAGGTGGATCAAGTTCATCGTGGACTACTCCACTGGGAGAAAACTTGAAACAGAAGTTGATAACATACGGGAGGATATTTCAAGGTACATGTCCCTCGTAGAGAACTTGGAAGCCCGAAGCTTCGCGGAACTGAACTACAAGGTAATCGCGGGGGATCTCGTAATAAGGGCTTCCAGGCTCTTCAACTCTTCGGCCTCCATGTGGTCGTCGGATCCTCAAGGTGCTCTCCAGAGCCTTGCATATGCCTCCGCGCTCCTCGAGGAGGCAAAGCTCTGGATAGAGGGCCTGCCCCAGGGTAAGCCGGCGAGCGCCTACCAGCAGGCAAGCACTTACGTTGCGATAGCGAGGTCGACGTGGCCCTACGTGTACTCAGTGCTCTCGGAGGCGGGCTCACCCTCGGTGCTGCTGGACTATGCAAGAACGTACTACACTGCGGCAACTTCCCTCTACAGCTCAAACAGGTACTTCCTAGCCTCTGTAGCAGCTACGAGGAGTATTGCCCTGGCCGAGGCGGCGATGCTCGACTTCCAGGAGAGGGCTAGTGGCTCTAGAGTGTACCTGGATATTTCGTCTAGGAGGGCCCTCGAGATAGCGTCTGCAACGCAAGACTTCCTCGTGGCAATATACTTCTACAACCAGAGCCTGCTCGCCTCGTCGGATGCAGATAGACTGGCCTATCTAAAGCTGGCGTCGGAGCTTGGGAGCCTAGTGCTAGACCTCGCAAAGTCGTCCAGCGTTGCGGTTCAGCAGCCCCAGGTACAACAGCCGGGACAGCAGCCCCAGCCATCGCCTCAGCCGACACAGCCTCAGCCTGCGAAGAGCATATGGGACACCATCGCTGAGTGGCTACGCGATTTGTACATGCGGGTAGCCCTGGCACTAGAGGGTCTAGTAAAATTCTTGAAGGGCCTCTTCGGCCGGTAG
- a CDS encoding cobalamin B12-binding domain-containing protein, whose product MSGTAGETAAKLFKAIVDGDEELSRGATRKLLEEGLDPRDIITQILVPAMRKVGELYEKGEYFIPELVMSAEAFRASMEILRPHFKESGMPVKAVAVFGTVRGDIHELGKNLAVAVFEAEGFQVVDLGVDVPPEKFAEAVVEHNARIVGMSALMTTTMLEQRNVIEELKRRGLRDKVIVIAGGAPVTEEWVKEIGADVWGRDAFEAVRIVKKMLGVE is encoded by the coding sequence ATGTCAGGGACAGCAGGGGAGACAGCCGCGAAGCTCTTTAAAGCGATAGTAGATGGCGACGAGGAGCTCTCGAGGGGGGCTACGAGAAAGCTCCTGGAGGAAGGCTTAGACCCCCGGGACATAATCACCCAGATACTCGTGCCGGCGATGAGAAAAGTGGGGGAACTCTACGAGAAAGGCGAGTACTTCATACCGGAACTCGTGATGTCTGCAGAGGCTTTCAGGGCGTCTATGGAGATACTCAGACCCCACTTCAAGGAATCCGGCATGCCGGTGAAGGCGGTCGCGGTATTCGGCACTGTTAGGGGCGACATCCACGAACTCGGCAAGAACCTAGCCGTCGCCGTCTTCGAGGCAGAGGGTTTCCAAGTAGTGGATCTAGGCGTTGACGTCCCGCCCGAGAAGTTTGCCGAAGCAGTCGTCGAGCACAACGCGAGGATTGTTGGGATGAGCGCGCTGATGACGACGACTATGCTCGAGCAGAGAAACGTCATTGAGGAGTTGAAGAGGAGGGGCCTACGCGACAAGGTCATCGTCATAGCTGGGGGAGCCCCAGTAACGGAAGAGTGGGTCAAAGAGATAGGCGCCGACGTATGGGGGCGCGACGCCTTCGAGGCAGTCAGGATAGTCAAGAAGATGCTCGGGGTGGAGTAG
- a CDS encoding ATP cone domain-containing protein, with amino-acid sequence MGITVIKRDGSREEFAVEKIVVSCLKAGAPLDAARRIGKIVEGDLLKRKVTEITTKELMKEVLALLKEENEEWYRNWIIFDRAVKRRATEKEVGG; translated from the coding sequence ATGGGCATTACGGTTATAAAGAGAGATGGGAGTAGAGAGGAATTCGCCGTTGAGAAAATAGTTGTGAGTTGCCTCAAAGCCGGGGCGCCTCTTGATGCGGCCAGGAGAATTGGGAAGATTGTTGAGGGCGACCTTCTCAAGAGGAAGGTAACCGAGATAACTACAAAGGAGTTAATGAAGGAGGTTCTCGCGCTCCTAAAGGAGGAGAACGAGGAGTGGTACAGGAACTGGATAATATTCGACAGGGCCGTTAAGAGGAGGGCCACGGAGAAAGAGGTCGGAGGGTGA
- a CDS encoding trimethylamine methyltransferase family protein — translation MPRPVLTLLSRDEVEEIHSKAISLLESVGIFFEDKEVEKFLLDNGLELKNGRVLFREDAVREALSKAPRKIPLYDRDGNLVSVLGEGKTIFNPGSAAIKILDFGSSEPRNPQLKDLKDLVVLVDALPGFKAQSTALVPSEVPNEVKDAERLYVVLKYSAKPIVTGAFTVENLPLMVDMLRAVREDYRARPFAIFDVCPTPPLNWSRVTSRNLVDLARLGVPAEIISMPGLGGTSPVTVYGAIVQHHAEVLSGITISQLVSPGAPVIYGGSPTQIHPYFGTAVITAPEAVLVTLAYRDIARHFSLPVHGYLGLSDAKAVDYQAGGEAAYTAVLAAVAGFDVASGPGMLEFESVQSLEKLVLDNEVCLMAERVARGFSVDAEALQVIREVVLEKKGNFLAHKHTRAKYREELHLPRVWDVSSRGKEKKPSLLHWAHEEAQRILREHKPPMLDGDRLALLDSVRKRLWERVGQSPPAI, via the coding sequence ATGCCCAGACCCGTCCTTACGCTTCTGTCTAGGGATGAGGTCGAAGAAATACACTCGAAAGCCATCAGCCTGCTGGAGAGCGTCGGGATATTCTTCGAGGACAAGGAGGTTGAGAAGTTTCTGCTAGACAACGGCCTCGAGCTCAAGAACGGCCGCGTCCTCTTCAGGGAGGATGCGGTGAGGGAGGCTTTGTCGAAGGCTCCGAGGAAAATCCCCCTCTACGACAGAGACGGCAACCTCGTGTCAGTTCTAGGCGAGGGTAAGACCATATTCAACCCGGGCTCGGCCGCAATCAAGATACTAGACTTTGGATCAAGCGAGCCGCGGAACCCCCAGCTAAAGGACTTGAAAGACCTAGTAGTCCTCGTCGACGCACTGCCGGGCTTCAAGGCGCAGAGCACGGCGCTCGTCCCCTCAGAAGTGCCGAACGAGGTCAAGGATGCCGAGAGGCTCTATGTCGTGCTTAAGTACTCTGCCAAGCCTATAGTCACTGGCGCCTTCACGGTCGAGAATTTACCTCTAATGGTTGACATGCTCAGAGCCGTAAGAGAGGACTACCGCGCGAGGCCATTCGCAATATTCGATGTCTGCCCTACTCCGCCTCTAAACTGGAGCAGAGTTACGTCCAGGAACCTCGTAGACCTTGCCAGGCTTGGCGTGCCAGCCGAGATAATATCGATGCCCGGGCTGGGAGGGACGTCTCCCGTCACCGTCTACGGGGCAATAGTCCAGCACCACGCTGAGGTTCTAAGTGGCATTACTATAAGCCAGCTAGTATCCCCGGGTGCGCCAGTGATATACGGTGGTTCGCCCACGCAGATACACCCCTACTTCGGCACTGCCGTCATAACCGCCCCCGAAGCCGTCCTAGTGACGCTAGCATACAGGGACATAGCCAGGCACTTCTCGCTCCCAGTACACGGTTACCTCGGCCTCAGCGACGCGAAAGCTGTGGACTACCAGGCCGGGGGCGAAGCCGCGTACACAGCCGTACTCGCCGCAGTAGCAGGCTTCGACGTTGCGTCTGGTCCCGGCATGCTGGAGTTCGAGAGCGTACAGTCCCTCGAGAAGCTCGTCCTGGACAACGAAGTATGCTTGATGGCTGAGAGGGTAGCGAGGGGCTTTAGCGTAGACGCAGAGGCCCTGCAGGTGATCAGGGAAGTGGTGCTCGAGAAAAAAGGTAACTTCTTAGCTCACAAACATACGCGAGCAAAGTATAGGGAGGAGCTTCACTTGCCGAGGGTCTGGGATGTGAGCTCTAGGGGGAAGGAGAAGAAGCCGTCCCTGCTACACTGGGCTCATGAGGAGGCTCAGAGAATACTTAGGGAGCACAAGCCTCCTATGCTAGACGGCGACAGGCTAGCACTGCTCGACAGTGTTAGGAAGAGGCTCTGGGAGAGAGTGGGCCAGAGCCCTCCAGCTATCTAA
- a CDS encoding PIN domain-containing protein yields MPVADTELLFALNPKDKKHELALELISRMRGIKVPDVVLLEFVVVLRARGRSPREIREALNAFRDIFEAYRIREVKTLDANLLVLQSSIEETYGLTFFDSLVAASALRLDQAVISDDAAFAKVPGLALIPISKHRP; encoded by the coding sequence ATGCCAGTAGCTGACACGGAGTTACTCTTCGCTCTAAACCCCAAGGACAAAAAGCACGAATTAGCGCTAGAACTTATTTCAAGGATGAGAGGGATCAAGGTTCCAGACGTCGTCCTCCTCGAATTTGTAGTAGTGTTGAGAGCTAGAGGGAGAAGCCCCAGGGAAATCCGCGAGGCACTAAACGCTTTCAGAGACATTTTCGAGGCATACAGGATTAGAGAAGTAAAGACGCTCGACGCAAACCTACTAGTTCTCCAGAGTTCAATCGAAGAGACTTATGGCCTAACATTCTTCGACAGCCTTGTTGCAGCGTCCGCCCTGAGGCTCGACCAGGCAGTAATCTCCGACGACGCGGCTTTCGCTAAAGTGCCGGGGTTAGCACTAATCCCCATCTCTAAACACCGCCCCTAA
- a CDS encoding Mth938-like domain-containing protein: MIEEYSFGRIKVQGRVYTRDIIVSNEGVVVENWWRREGHILSLDDIRGIIEQVRPNVLVVGSGYFGAMKVGEDVMDYCRSRSIRVFVEKSGEAVKIFNRLVSEGEKVLGAFHLTC, from the coding sequence ATGATCGAAGAGTACTCCTTCGGCAGGATTAAGGTTCAGGGGAGAGTCTACACTAGGGACATCATAGTGAGCAATGAAGGCGTCGTCGTGGAGAACTGGTGGAGGAGGGAGGGGCACATCCTCTCTCTAGACGACATCAGAGGGATCATAGAGCAAGTGAGGCCTAACGTACTCGTCGTCGGTTCCGGCTACTTCGGGGCCATGAAAGTCGGCGAGGACGTCATGGACTACTGCAGAAGCAGGAGCATTAGAGTCTTTGTGGAAAAGAGCGGGGAAGCAGTAAAAATATTCAACAGGCTTGTCTCTGAAGGAGAGAAAGTTTTGGGGGCATTCCACCTGACATGCTAG